In one window of Porites lutea chromosome 8, jaPorLute2.1, whole genome shotgun sequence DNA:
- the LOC140945269 gene encoding uncharacterized protein — protein sequence MNQDLSNEELINYNGEGVQEPTSIEAIDADIEALMNEDDEGLLSAFRRFEQHGGNPLFRAEFTPVGRNRSFRGIVDQKKYRLTLQQLRDAQDEQLGESISEAVIQGLQRVVENEGFNVQDYSLLVAVHSNSFTHVWSQSARNVPLEEWLSNGVYTRAWLEDLAKKLNSAQVMDPQRDGFYVELTFVKRLGRGGKNGGKKANPGRHAWEKLVKKKRCVVTIKNKDKLCLARAIMTMKERVDNGSQYQNLRKGRPIQKRLAKLLHREAGVPEGPCGFEELEKFQEYLGPQGYQLIVVEPSKCLVVFKDPTYNEAPHVIGLVKYNGHYDGLTSIPALMNRSYYCRHCDRGYDVENSRHHNCFGQNCSACCRQNKTCPNFATWVKPTVHCPDCNCMFYGQDCFQAHKTKGEKKGDESICDRWKKCPLCCAEYQVNPKNPHKCYHATCRNCGEFTHVAHRCYIQPIKEAPPQQQDDFFDDPMYFQFDDDDDDDDERGPPPPPVLNFADIECAISEDRVFQPNLICWSSEEDEEIHHARTIEEFLEACDAMTEVEDDERSRKVITFFHNLRGFDGNFVLEALYDQGRAVENPLTQGAKILYFECGNLIFKDSLNFFAMPLERFSSTFNLTELHKGFFPHAFNRQENFNYSGSYPPMAEYDPDGMNDKKRKEFMTWYQQKVESNATFNFQEELLAYCESDVKLLKEGCLKFVREFKDIAGFNPLIQSVTIASACNYFWRKEKLEEDLIALEPLGGWHGNHINQSNIALEWLYFQDHQRGGMGRVRHVRNGGEVQVLTAAESYYVDGFDEETNTVFEFYGCWYHGCPHCFKHYRDVKRNSHQDRTVNEVYDATLKKAALLRQAGYTVVEKWECVFKTEKKTDPELQAFLQELEMVPPLNPRDAFYGGRTGAVALHCKVEDPDLIKYADVTSLYPWVNKYMEYPIRFPLIYTNPRDQDIHHYFGVAKVDILAPEFLFHPVLPYRAGGKLTFPLCAACVKEEQEKPWLERTNICCHTDQERTLRGTWATIELQKAVELGYRILKIHEVFHFREEDRRVGLFADYVNTWLKIKQESAGWPDECRSREEKQAYIRDYYEKEGIQLEHVAKNPGRRQVAKMMLNSFWGKFGERSNKPQTHVIRSAHALYALLNDPSFHISNIRICSEDVLEVVTTRAEEEVEQNVKTNIFIAIYTTAHARLKLYSALETLQERVLYYDTDSVIYKWRPGQVEIPLGVFLGDFTDETDGDPIIEFASGGAKNYGYETRGGKVECKVRGFSLNYRNKLLLNFYALRDNILKELDDPQEERRNITLVDKKFFDRDQTNKRIRLIEREKKYGLVFDKRVVDRATRKSYPYGYARIQSEVDMLSEL from the exons ATGAACCAAGATTTATCAAATGAAG AGCTCATCAACTACAACGGGGAAGGTGTTCAAGAGCCAACCTCAATAGAAGCAATCGATGCCGACATTGAAG CCTTAATGAACGAAGATGATGAGGGTCTGTTGTCTGCCTTTCGCCGCTTCGAGCAACATGGAGGGAATCCACTTTTCCGAGCAGAATTTACACCAGTGGGAAGAAATAGATCGTTTCGTGGCATTGTAGACCAAAAGAAATATAGGCTTACTTTACAACAATTGCGAGATGCGCAAGATGAACAACTAGGGGAATCCATCAGCGAAGCTGTAATTCAGGGGTTGCAGCGGGTGGTGGAAAACGAGGGTTTCAACGTCCAGGATTATTCTTTGCTAGTCGCTGTCCATTCAAACTCATTCACTCATGTCTGGTCACAATCTGCCCGAAATGTCCCTTTAGAAGAATGGTTGTCTAATGGGGTTTACACCCGCGCTTGGCTGGAAGATTTagccaaaaaattgaattcagcTCAAGTCATGGACCCCCAACGAGATGGCTTTTATGTCGAACTCACCTTTGTGAAACGGTTAGGTCGTGGAGGAAAGAACGGGGGTAAAAAAGCCAATCCTGGCCGCCATGCGTGGGAGAAATTGGTCAAGAAAAAGAGGTGTGTTGTGACCatcaaaaataaagacaaacttTGTCTCGCCCGGGCAATTATGACAATGAAAGAGAGGGTGGACAATGGCTCCCAGTATCAGAATCTAAGGAAGGGAAGACCCATTCAAAAACGATTGGCCAAATTGTTGCATCGAGAAGCGGGTGTTCCCGAAGGCCCCTGTGGGTTTGAAGAATTAGAAAAATTCCAAGAGTATCTAGGACCACAGGGGTACCAACTCATCGTGGTTGAACCCTCAAAATGTTTAGTCGTCTTCAAAGACCCCACCTATAATGAAGCACCCCATGTGATTGGTCTCGTCAAGTATAATGGGCACTATGATGGATTAACAAGTATTCCTGCCCTCATGAACAGATCCTATTATTGCCGCCATTGTGATAGAGGCTATGATGTAGAAAATTCGCGTCACCATAATTGCTTTGGTCAAAATTGCTCGGCCTGTTGCCGTCAAAATAAAACCTGTCCAAACTTTGCCACCTGGGTTAAGCCCACCGTTCATTGCCCTGACTGCAATTGTATGTTTTATGGGCAAGATTGTTTTCAAGCGCACAAAACCAAAGGAGAGAAAAAAGGAGACGAAAGTATTTGTGACAGATGGAAGAAATGCCCACTCTGCTGCGCTGAATATCAAGTCAATCCCAAAAACCCTCACAAATGCTACCATGCAACATGTAGAAACTGTGGGGAATTTACGCATGTCGCTCACCGTTGCTACATTCAGCCCATTAAAGAAGCCCCTCCACAGCAACAGGATGACTTCTTTGATGACCCCATGTATTTTcaatttgatgatgatgatgacgacgatgacgaGAGAGggcccccaccccctcctgTCTTGAACTTTGCAGATATAGAATGTGCAATTTCCGAGGATCGCGTCTTTCAACCGAACCTTATCTGCTGGTCAAGTGAAGAGGATGAGGAGATTCATCATGCAAGAACCATTGAAGAATTCTTAGAAGCCTGTGACGCCATGACGGAAGTAGAAGATGATGAGAGGTCTCGAAAAGTCATTACCTTCTTTCATAATCTTCGTGGATTTGATGGTAACTTTGTTCTAGAAGCACTCTATGATCAAGGTCGTGCTGTGGAGAATCCGTTGACCCAGGGGGCAAAAATTTTATACTTTGAATGTGGAAACCTGATTTTTAAAGATAGCTTGAATTTCTTTGCCATGCCCTTGGAAAGATTTTCATCCACCTTCAATCTAACAGAGCTTCACAAGGGGTTCTTCCCGCATGCCTTCAATCGCCaagaaaattttaattattcAGGAAGTTACCCCCCAATGGCAGAGTACGACCCAGATGGGATGaatgataagaaaagaaaagagtttaTGACGTGGTACCagcagaaagtagagagtaaCGCCACCTTCAATTTTCAAGAGGAGTTATTAGCCTACTGTGAAAGTGACGTGAAACTTCTCAAAGAAGGTTGCCTTAAATTCGTGAGAGAATTTAAAGATATCGCTGGCTTTAACCCCCTGATTCAATCCGTGACCATCGCCTCAGCGTGCAACTACTTCTGGCGCAAGGAAAAACTGGAAGAAGACCTCATCGCCCTCGAGCCTCTAGGTGGATGGCATGGAAACCACATTAACCAAAGTAACATCGCTCTGGAATGGCTATACTTCCAGGACCACCAGAGAGGAGGTATGGGGCGTGTCCGCCACGTGCGTAACGGAGGGGAAGTACAAGTCCTCACAGCAGCAGAAAGCTACTATGTAGACGGTTTTGATGAAGAAACCAACACTGTATTTGAGTTTTATGGATGCTGGTACCACGGTTGTCCCCATTGTTTCAAGCACTACAGAGATGTGAAAAGAAACTCCCACCAAGACCGCACCGTCAATGAAGTCTACGATGCTACCCTGAAAAAAGCTGCCCTGCTGCGCCAAGCGGGGTATACGGTCGTGGAAAAGTGGGAATGTGTCTTCAagacagaaaagaaaaccgacCCAGAGTTACAAGCTTTTCTCCAAGAGTTGGAAATGGTCCCTCCCCTCAATCCACGTGACGCTTTCTATGGAGGAAGAACAGGTGCAGTCGCATTGCATTGTAAAGTCGAAGACCCCGATCTCATTAAATATGCAGATGTGACGTCACTTTACCCATGGGTCAACAAGTATATGGAGTACCCCATCAGGTTCCCCCTCATTTATACGAATCCTAGGGATCAAGATATTCACCACTATTTTGGCGTCGCCAAAGTGGACATCTTGGCCCCCGAGTTTCTGTTCCACCCTGTCCTCCCCTACAGAGCTGGTGGCAAGTTGACCTTCCCTCTCTGTGCTGCTTGTGTGAAAGAGGAACAAGAAAAACCGTGGCTAGAGCGAACCAACATCTGTTGTCacacggatcaagagagaaCCCTGAGAGGAACCTGGGCTACAATAGAATTACAGAAAGCTGTCGAGTTAGGGTATCGCATCCTAAAGATTCACGAAGTGTTTCATTTCCGCGAAGAGGATAGAAGGGTGGGGCTCTTCGCGGATTACGTAAACACTTGGCTTAAGATCAAGCAAGAATCGGCGGGATGGCCTGACGAGTGCAGGAGCCGAGAAGAGAAGCAAGCCTACATTCGCGATTACTACGAGAAAGAGGGGATTCAGTTGGAGCATGTGGCGAAAAATCCAGGAAGGAGACAAGTCGCCAAGATGATGTTGAACAG CTTCTGGGGCAAATTCGGAGAAAGAAGCAACAAGCCACAGACTCATGTCATCAGAAGTGCCCATGCCCTCTATGCTCTGCTGAATGACCCCTCCTTCCATATCAGTAACATCCGAATCTGCTCGGAGGATGTTTTAGAGGTCGTCACCACAAGGGCAGAAGAAGAAGTGGAACAAAATGTGAAAACCAATATATTTATAGCAATTTACACCACCGCGCATGCGCGGCTTAAACTTTACTCAGCCTTAGAAACTCTTCAGGAACGTGTCCTTTATTATGACACGGATTCTGTTATTTACAAATGGCGCCCCGGGCAGGTAGAAATTCCCCTAGGTGTTTTTTTAGGAGATTTTACTGACGAAACTGACGGAGATCCCATCATAGAATTTGCGAGTGGAGGGGCGAAAAATTATGGGTATGAAACCAGGGGAGGGAAAGTTGAATGTAAAGTCAGAGGGTTTTCTCTGAACTACAGAAATAAGTtgcttttgaatttttatgcTTTACGtgataacattttaaaagagttggATGACCCTCAAGAGGAAAGGAGAAATATCACGTTGGTCGATAAGAAGTTCTTTGACCGTGACCAAACCAACAAGAGAATTCGATTGATTGAAAGGGAGAAAAAGTACGGGTTAGTGTTCGATAAACGAGTTGTCGATAGGGCCACTCGTAAGTCCTATCCGTATGGATACGCTCGCATTCAAAGCGAGGTCGACATGCTATCAGAGCTATAA